In Pseudomonas sp. GCEP-101, one DNA window encodes the following:
- a CDS encoding FGGY-family carbohydrate kinase — translation MDNKNYLLAIDNGTQSVRALLFDLQGNLVGKGKVELEAYFSSQPGWAEQHPDYYWAQLGEACQRLWASVDIDRSRIRGVSLTTQRGTVIHVDEAGQALRPAIIWLDQRRAELGESIKGPWGWLFKLVGAQGAVDYFRTQAEVNWVAQQQPDIHQRTHKVLLLSGFLTHRLCGRYVDSVACSVAYLPFDYKKLRWAAPRDWKWQALEVRRDQLPALFKPGETLGEITAQASRLTGIPEGLPLIAAGADKACEVLGAGAIDPSVACLSYGTTATINTTRSRYLETIPLIPPYPAAIPDHFNTEVMIYRGFWMVSWFKREFGLREMQRAQELGIEPEKLFDELVNSVPAGSMGLMLQPYWTPGIREPGLEAKGSIIGFGDVHTRAHLYRAILEGLAYALRQGKERIEKRSGTRIQRLRVAGGGSQSDAAMQLTADIFGLPAERPHVYEASGLGAAIDCAVGLGLYPDFSTAIAAMTRVGDVFHPRPEAQRTYERLYSEVYQRMYRQLKPLYQSIREITGYPA, via the coding sequence ATGGATAACAAGAATTACCTGCTGGCCATCGACAACGGCACTCAGAGCGTGCGCGCGCTGCTCTTCGATCTCCAGGGCAACCTGGTGGGCAAGGGCAAGGTCGAGCTGGAAGCCTATTTTTCGTCGCAGCCCGGCTGGGCCGAGCAGCACCCGGACTATTACTGGGCGCAACTGGGCGAGGCCTGCCAGCGCCTGTGGGCCAGCGTCGACATCGACCGCAGCCGTATCCGGGGCGTGTCGCTGACCACCCAGCGAGGCACCGTGATCCACGTCGACGAAGCAGGCCAGGCCTTGCGCCCGGCCATCATCTGGCTGGACCAGCGCCGCGCCGAACTGGGCGAGTCGATCAAGGGGCCCTGGGGCTGGCTGTTCAAGCTGGTGGGCGCGCAGGGCGCGGTGGACTACTTCCGTACCCAGGCCGAGGTGAACTGGGTGGCCCAGCAGCAACCGGACATCCACCAGCGCACCCACAAGGTGCTGCTGCTCTCCGGCTTCCTCACCCACCGCCTGTGCGGGCGCTACGTGGACTCGGTGGCCTGCAGCGTCGCCTACCTGCCGTTCGACTACAAGAAGCTGCGCTGGGCCGCACCGCGCGACTGGAAGTGGCAGGCGCTGGAGGTCCGCCGCGATCAACTGCCGGCGCTGTTCAAGCCCGGCGAGACGCTGGGCGAGATCACCGCCCAGGCCAGCCGCCTGACCGGCATCCCCGAAGGCCTGCCGCTGATCGCCGCGGGCGCGGACAAGGCCTGCGAAGTGCTCGGTGCCGGTGCCATCGACCCGAGCGTGGCGTGCCTGTCCTATGGCACCACCGCGACCATCAACACCACCCGCTCGCGCTACCTGGAGACCATCCCGCTAATCCCGCCGTACCCGGCGGCGATTCCCGATCACTTCAACACCGAGGTCATGATCTACCGCGGCTTCTGGATGGTCAGCTGGTTCAAGCGCGAGTTCGGCCTGCGCGAAATGCAGCGCGCCCAGGAGTTGGGCATCGAGCCGGAGAAGCTGTTCGACGAACTGGTCAACAGCGTGCCCGCCGGCTCCATGGGCCTGATGCTGCAACCCTACTGGACGCCCGGCATCCGCGAACCGGGGCTGGAGGCGAAAGGCTCGATCATCGGTTTCGGCGACGTGCACACCCGCGCGCATCTCTACCGCGCCATCCTCGAAGGCCTGGCCTACGCGCTGCGCCAGGGCAAGGAGCGCATCGAGAAGCGCTCCGGCACGCGCATCCAGCGCCTGCGCGTGGCTGGCGGCGGTTCCCAGAGCGACGCGGCGATGCAGCTCACCGCCGATATCTTCGGCCTGCCGGCGGAGCGGCCGCACGTCTACGAGGCGTCCGGCCTGGGCGCGGCCATCGATTGCGCGGTGGGATTGGGGCTCTACCCCGACTTCAGCACCGCCATCGCCGCCATGACCCGCGTGGGTGACGTCTTCCACCCGCGCCCCGAGGCGCAGCGCACCTACGAGCGGCTGTACAGCGAGGTCTACCAACGCATGTACCGCCAGCTCAAGCCGCTGTACCAGAGCATCCGCGAGATCACCGGCTACCCGGCCTGA
- a CDS encoding glycerol-3-phosphate dehydrogenase/oxidase, translating to MAWNAAWRAEALPELAARDWDLIVVGGGITGAGILREAARRGWRCLLVEQRDFAWGTSSRSSKMVHGGLRYIAKGQFGLTRDSVRERQRLLGEAPGLVDPLSFIMPHYQGGFPGPRVFGTLLSLYDALAGRRNHRFYRLEALRYLAPGLREDRLLGGTRFEDAVTDDARLVMRVLGEARADGGEALNGLKVIELDRRDGRVQGLVAEDGESGARFAFRARAVALATGAWADALRHKHGSEHIRPLRGSHLLIPAWRLPVAHAFSFMHGQDKRPVFVFPWEGATVVGTTDLDHRDTLDHDAAISREEVDYLLAACAQQFPSAQISAADVRSTWAGVRPVVSDGAPSLKPSDEKREHALWVEPGCVTLAGGKLTTFRLLALEVLTACAPMLERSLDAADAAVFAPVDHLELPGLTPCQQARLRGRHGRTLPELARVLRTVGSECIGHTDSLWAELAWAAEGELVLHLDDLLLRRTRIGLLLADGGAHELPRIRALCQPRLGWDDARWKREEQDYLALWRRCYSLPA from the coding sequence ATGGCCTGGAATGCGGCATGGCGCGCCGAGGCGTTGCCGGAGCTGGCGGCGCGCGACTGGGACCTGATCGTGGTGGGCGGCGGCATCACCGGCGCCGGCATCCTGCGCGAGGCCGCGCGGCGTGGCTGGCGCTGCCTGCTGGTGGAGCAGCGCGACTTCGCCTGGGGCACGTCCAGCCGTTCCTCGAAGATGGTCCACGGCGGCCTGCGCTACATCGCCAAGGGCCAGTTCGGCCTGACCCGCGACTCGGTGCGCGAGCGCCAGCGCCTGCTGGGCGAGGCGCCGGGGCTGGTCGATCCGCTGAGCTTCATCATGCCGCACTACCAGGGCGGCTTCCCCGGCCCGCGCGTGTTCGGCACGCTGCTGTCGCTCTACGACGCGTTGGCGGGGCGGCGCAACCACAGGTTCTATCGCCTGGAAGCGCTGCGCTACCTGGCGCCGGGCTTGAGGGAAGACCGCCTGCTGGGCGGCACCCGTTTCGAGGATGCCGTGACCGACGATGCGCGCCTGGTGATGCGCGTATTGGGCGAGGCGCGGGCCGATGGCGGCGAAGCGCTGAACGGCCTGAAGGTGATCGAACTGGATCGCCGCGACGGCCGTGTACAGGGGCTGGTGGCCGAGGACGGCGAGAGCGGCGCGCGTTTCGCCTTCCGCGCGCGTGCCGTGGCCCTGGCCACCGGCGCCTGGGCGGATGCCTTGCGGCACAAGCACGGCAGCGAGCACATCCGCCCGCTGCGCGGCAGCCACCTGTTGATTCCGGCGTGGCGCCTGCCGGTCGCCCACGCCTTCAGCTTCATGCACGGGCAGGACAAGCGCCCGGTGTTCGTCTTTCCGTGGGAAGGCGCGACCGTGGTCGGCACCACCGACCTCGATCACCGTGACACGCTGGACCACGACGCGGCCATCAGCCGCGAGGAAGTGGATTACCTGCTGGCCGCCTGCGCGCAGCAGTTCCCCAGCGCGCAAATCAGCGCGGCGGACGTGCGCTCCACCTGGGCCGGCGTGCGTCCGGTGGTCAGCGATGGCGCGCCCTCGCTCAAGCCGTCGGACGAGAAGCGCGAGCATGCGCTGTGGGTCGAGCCCGGCTGCGTGACCCTGGCCGGCGGCAAGCTCACCACCTTCCGCCTGCTGGCGCTGGAAGTGCTCACCGCCTGCGCGCCGATGCTGGAGCGGTCGCTGGACGCAGCCGATGCGGCGGTCTTCGCGCCCGTCGATCACCTCGAGCTTCCCGGGCTCACGCCTTGCCAGCAGGCCCGTCTGCGCGGTCGCCATGGCCGCACCCTGCCGGAGCTGGCGCGGGTGCTGCGGACCGTGGGCAGCGAGTGCATCGGCCACACCGATTCGCTCTGGGCCGAACTGGCCTGGGCCGCGGAAGGTGAGCTGGTGCTGCACCTGGACGACCTGCTGTTGCGCCGCACCCGCATCGGCCTGCTGCTAGCCGACGGCGGCGCCCATGAATTGCCGCGGATTCGCGCGCTGTGCCAGCCACGCCTGGGCTGGGACGACGCGCGCTGGAAACGCGAAGAACAGGACTACCTGGCCTTGTGGCGCCGCTGCTACAGCCTGCCCGCCTGA
- a CDS encoding FAD-binding oxidoreductase translates to MRRWNGWGEETTVVELPDNGRGFLAELVGPGRTLPDATLEQVLAKVPASRLPEHPLVVRDARDRLLHARGQSLPDWLAMREGEFGVFPDGVAYPQTAEQIRELLKFAELWDCLVIPYGGGTSVAGHINPPESDKAVLTVSLEHMNRLLALDEQSLIATFGPGANGPQVESQLRARGYTLGHFPQSWELSTLGGWVASRSSGQQSLRYGRIEQLFAGGTLETFAGSLEIPTFPASSAGPDLREVVMGSEGRFGILSSVKVRVTRIAEDERFYAVFLPSWEQALEGIRTLVQARVPLSMLRLSNAVETTTQLALAGHPGQIAWLERYLKLRGAAEGKCMLTFGVTGDRAQNATSLRAARRILKGFGGVFTGTLLGKKWAQNRFRFPYLREALWENGYVVDTLETATDWSNVDNLLNRIEASLRDGLAAEGERVHVFTHLSHVYGEGSSIYTTYVFRPAASYAQTYERWRKLKHAASQTIANNRGTISHQHGVGKDHAPYLPVEKGPLGMAAIKALAGHFDPSGRLNPGTLLQD, encoded by the coding sequence ATGCGACGCTGGAACGGCTGGGGAGAAGAAACGACGGTAGTGGAACTGCCCGACAACGGACGCGGTTTTCTCGCCGAGCTGGTCGGCCCTGGCCGGACCCTGCCGGACGCCACGCTGGAACAGGTGCTGGCCAAGGTGCCGGCGTCGCGCCTGCCCGAGCATCCGCTGGTGGTGCGCGACGCCCGCGACCGCCTGCTGCACGCACGCGGCCAGAGCCTGCCGGACTGGCTGGCGATGCGCGAAGGCGAGTTCGGCGTGTTCCCCGATGGCGTGGCCTACCCGCAGACCGCCGAGCAGATTCGCGAGCTGCTGAAGTTCGCCGAACTCTGGGATTGCCTGGTGATTCCCTACGGCGGCGGCACCTCGGTGGCCGGGCACATCAATCCGCCGGAGTCGGACAAGGCAGTGCTCACCGTATCCCTGGAGCACATGAACCGCTTGCTGGCGCTGGACGAGCAGAGCCTGATCGCCACCTTCGGCCCCGGCGCCAACGGCCCGCAGGTGGAAAGCCAACTGCGTGCCCGTGGCTACACCCTCGGCCACTTCCCGCAATCGTGGGAGCTGTCCACCCTCGGCGGCTGGGTCGCCAGTCGCTCCAGCGGCCAGCAGTCGCTGCGCTACGGGCGCATCGAGCAGCTGTTCGCCGGCGGCACCCTGGAAACCTTTGCCGGCAGCCTGGAGATCCCGACCTTCCCGGCATCCTCCGCCGGCCCCGATCTGCGCGAAGTGGTGATGGGTTCCGAAGGCCGCTTCGGCATTCTCTCGTCGGTAAAGGTGCGGGTGACGCGCATCGCCGAGGACGAACGTTTCTACGCGGTGTTCCTGCCGTCCTGGGAGCAGGCGCTGGAAGGCATCCGCACCCTGGTGCAGGCGCGTGTGCCGCTGTCCATGCTGCGCCTGTCCAACGCCGTGGAAACCACCACCCAGCTGGCGCTGGCCGGCCATCCCGGGCAGATCGCCTGGCTGGAGCGCTACCTGAAGCTGCGCGGCGCCGCCGAGGGCAAGTGCATGCTGACCTTCGGCGTCACCGGCGACCGTGCGCAGAACGCGACCTCGCTGCGTGCCGCGCGGCGCATTCTCAAAGGCTTTGGCGGCGTGTTCACCGGCACCCTGCTGGGCAAGAAGTGGGCGCAGAACCGCTTCCGCTTCCCCTACCTGCGCGAGGCGCTGTGGGAGAACGGTTACGTCGTCGACACCCTGGAAACCGCCACCGACTGGTCCAATGTCGACAACCTGCTCAACCGCATCGAAGCCAGCCTGCGCGACGGCCTGGCCGCCGAGGGCGAGCGCGTGCACGTGTTCACCCACCTGTCCCACGTCTATGGCGAAGGTTCGAGCATCTACACCACCTACGTGTTCCGCCCGGCCGCCAGTTATGCCCAGACATACGAGCGCTGGCGCAAGCTCAAGCATGCCGCCAGCCAGACCATCGCCAACAACCGCGGCACCATCAGTCACCAGCACGGCGTGGGCAAGGACCACGCGCCTTACCTGCCGGTGGAGAAAGGCCCGCTGGGCATGGCCGCGATCAAGGCGCTGGCCGGGCATTTCGACCCGTCCGGCCGGTTGAACCCCGGCACCCTGCTGCAGGACTGA
- the gliR gene encoding AraC family transcriptional regulator GliR, with protein sequence MHSLGYTSVPALLKYLRHAESLGMDLDAALQAAGLERSQLSDNSQRLPSEAHERLLEHLSTHSGDALFGLHAARFVQPGSWSVLGYITMNCANLGEAMGRIIPYEKLVGDMGVSRLEPGEDHVKLIWNCRHEAAPIRRHMVENVLASWLLYARWIADTQGSPQEVWFEHAQPDGTDVAEYEHLFGCPVRFEQPFSALLVPLHLLSYPLRQADANLLRTLEEHALALMAELDDDEPLPLRVKNALRLLLKDGLPRKERVAERFEMTVRTLQRHLQQAGTSYQQILDELRQELAEHYLVHSDLPIQDIAQYLGFTESRSFHRSFKGWTDQTPGEYRQQHKKTPV encoded by the coding sequence ATGCATTCCCTCGGCTATACCTCCGTCCCCGCCCTGCTGAAATACCTGCGCCACGCCGAGTCCCTCGGCATGGACCTGGACGCCGCCCTCCAGGCGGCGGGCCTGGAACGCTCGCAGCTGAGCGATAACAGCCAGCGCCTGCCCAGCGAAGCCCACGAGCGCCTGCTTGAGCACCTGAGCACGCACTCCGGCGATGCGCTGTTCGGCCTGCATGCGGCGCGCTTCGTGCAGCCGGGTTCCTGGAGCGTGCTGGGCTACATCACCATGAACTGCGCCAACCTGGGCGAAGCCATGGGCCGGATCATTCCCTACGAGAAGCTGGTCGGCGACATGGGCGTGAGCCGCCTGGAGCCGGGCGAGGACCACGTCAAGCTGATCTGGAACTGCCGCCACGAGGCCGCGCCGATCCGCCGGCACATGGTGGAGAACGTACTGGCGTCCTGGCTGCTGTACGCCCGCTGGATCGCCGATACCCAGGGCTCGCCGCAGGAGGTCTGGTTCGAACATGCGCAGCCCGACGGCACCGACGTCGCCGAGTACGAGCACCTGTTCGGCTGCCCGGTGCGCTTCGAACAACCCTTCAGCGCCCTGCTGGTGCCGCTGCACCTGTTGAGCTACCCGCTGCGCCAGGCCGACGCCAACCTGCTGCGCACCCTGGAAGAACACGCCCTGGCGCTGATGGCCGAACTGGACGACGACGAGCCGTTGCCGCTGCGGGTGAAGAACGCCCTGCGCCTGCTGCTCAAGGACGGCCTGCCGCGCAAGGAGCGCGTCGCCGAGCGCTTCGAGATGACCGTGCGCACCTTGCAGCGCCACCTGCAGCAGGCCGGGACCAGCTACCAGCAGATCCTCGACGAACTGCGCCAGGAACTGGCCGAACATTATCTGGTGCACAGCGACCTGCCGATCCAGGACATCGCCCAATACCTGGGCTTCACCGAGTCGCGCTCGTTCCACCGCAGTTTCAAGGGCTGGACCGACCAGACACCCGGCGAGTACCGCCAGCAGCACAAGAAAACGCCGGTCTGA
- a CDS encoding molybdopterin molybdotransferase MoeA: protein MSSCDKPGLLPVEDALARLLTLAEQSPILESETLPLADADGRVLAEPLVAGLDLPPWPNSAMDGYALRQADWRGEALPVSQKIFAGQAGEPLQPGTCVRIFTGAPVPEGADCVEMQENVEVLEDGRVRFLEALKVGQHIRPQGQETRQGDCVLPAGTRLGPIEIGLAASLGHAELSVRRRPRVALLSTGDELVEPGLPLALGQIYNSNRHLLRTWLQRFGCEVVDAGILPDDLERTRVALAGLSNVDLILSTGGVSVGEADFLGAALREAGELALWKLAIKPGKPLTVGHYQQVPVIGLPGNPASTLVTFALLARPYLMRRLGMQKVEPLRVQVPAGFHWTKPGNRREYLRARLENGRAVPYANQSSGVLRSAAWAEGLAEVREGTTLAEGDWLAFIPFSELLD, encoded by the coding sequence ATGAGCAGCTGCGACAAGCCGGGGCTGCTGCCGGTCGAGGACGCCCTGGCGCGCCTGCTGACCCTGGCGGAACAGTCGCCGATCCTGGAGAGCGAAACCCTGCCGCTTGCCGATGCGGATGGCCGCGTCTTGGCCGAACCGCTAGTGGCCGGGCTGGACCTGCCACCCTGGCCGAACAGCGCCATGGACGGCTACGCGCTGCGCCAGGCCGACTGGCGCGGCGAAGCGTTGCCGGTCAGCCAGAAGATCTTCGCCGGCCAGGCGGGCGAGCCGCTGCAGCCGGGCACCTGCGTGCGCATCTTCACCGGCGCGCCGGTACCCGAGGGCGCCGATTGCGTGGAAATGCAGGAAAACGTCGAGGTGCTGGAGGACGGCCGCGTGCGCTTCCTCGAAGCGCTCAAGGTCGGCCAGCACATCCGCCCGCAAGGCCAGGAAACCCGCCAGGGTGACTGTGTACTGCCGGCCGGCACACGCCTGGGACCGATTGAGATCGGTCTTGCCGCCTCGCTGGGGCACGCCGAACTGAGCGTGCGCCGCCGTCCGCGCGTGGCGCTGTTGTCCACCGGCGATGAACTGGTCGAACCGGGCCTGCCGCTGGCGCTCGGGCAGATCTACAACAGCAACCGCCATCTGCTGCGTACCTGGCTGCAGCGCTTCGGTTGCGAGGTGGTGGACGCCGGCATCCTCCCGGACGACCTCGAGCGCACCCGCGTTGCCCTGGCGGGGCTGTCGAACGTAGACCTCATCCTTTCTACTGGTGGCGTGTCCGTCGGCGAGGCGGATTTCCTTGGCGCGGCCCTGCGCGAGGCGGGCGAGCTGGCGTTGTGGAAGCTGGCGATCAAGCCGGGCAAGCCGCTGACGGTCGGGCACTACCAACAGGTGCCGGTAATCGGCCTGCCGGGTAATCCGGCCTCCACCCTGGTGACGTTCGCCCTGCTGGCGCGGCCCTACCTGATGCGCCGCCTCGGCATGCAGAAGGTCGAGCCCCTGCGAGTGCAGGTGCCGGCCGGGTTCCACTGGACCAAGCCGGGCAACCGCCGCGAGTACCTGCGCGCGCGCCTGGAGAATGGTCGCGCGGTGCCCTATGCCAACCAGAGTTCCGGTGTGCTGCGCAGCGCCGCCTGGGCCGAAGGGCTGGCCGAGGTGCGCGAAGGGACGACGCTGGCCGAAGGCGATTGGCTGGCCTTTATCCCGTTCAGCGAACTCCTCGACTGA
- the moaB gene encoding molybdenum cofactor biosynthesis protein B → MSHKAEQPFVPLNIAVLTVSDTRTLETDTSGQLFVDRLKAAGHNLAARVLLKDDLYRIRAQVATWIAEDEVQVVLITGGTGFTGRDSTPEAVTCLLDKVVDGFGELFRQISVADIGTSTVQSRALAGLANGTLVCCLPGSTNACRTAWDGILGEQLNASHRPCNFVPHLKKAAPCESRG, encoded by the coding sequence ATGAGCCACAAGGCCGAGCAGCCATTCGTCCCGCTGAACATCGCCGTCCTCACCGTCAGCGATACCCGCACCCTGGAAACCGATACCTCCGGCCAGCTGTTCGTCGACCGCCTGAAGGCCGCCGGCCACAACCTGGCTGCCCGCGTCCTGCTCAAGGATGACCTCTACCGCATCCGCGCCCAGGTCGCGACCTGGATCGCCGAGGACGAGGTGCAGGTCGTGCTGATCACCGGCGGCACCGGCTTCACCGGCCGCGACAGCACCCCGGAGGCCGTCACCTGCCTGCTGGACAAGGTGGTGGATGGCTTCGGCGAGCTGTTCCGGCAGATTTCCGTGGCCGATATCGGCACCTCCACCGTGCAGTCCCGCGCGCTGGCGGGCCTCGCCAATGGCACCCTGGTCTGCTGCCTGCCGGGCTCCACCAACGCCTGCCGCACCGCCTGGGACGGCATCCTCGGCGAGCAGCTGAACGCCAGCCACCGCCCGTGCAATTTCGTGCCCCACCTGAAAAAGGCGGCGCCCTGCGAGAGCCGCGGATGA
- the mobA gene encoding molybdenum cofactor guanylyltransferase MobA, with protein MPHASLPPCSVLILAGGRGQRMGGQDKGLLQWRGRPLVSYAAALARPFSDDLIISCNRNAEVYAGFADRLVQDDSADFPGPLAGIRAGLAAARHAHLLVLPCDAPLVDAELLERLLHASAAAPEVVHMLRCGVQWEPLFSVIPVAMRAPVEQAWRQGDRSPRHVFANLGLQAVDCPADDPRLANLNTPELLYRA; from the coding sequence ATGCCACACGCCTCGCTGCCGCCCTGCTCCGTCCTGATTCTCGCCGGAGGACGCGGCCAGCGCATGGGCGGCCAGGACAAGGGGCTGCTGCAATGGCGCGGCCGCCCGCTGGTGAGCTATGCCGCCGCCCTCGCCCGCCCCTTCAGCGACGACCTGATCATCTCCTGCAACCGCAACGCGGAGGTCTACGCCGGCTTCGCCGACCGCCTGGTGCAGGATGACAGCGCGGACTTCCCCGGCCCGTTGGCCGGGATCCGCGCAGGCCTTGCCGCCGCTCGCCATGCCCACCTGCTGGTGCTGCCCTGCGATGCACCGCTGGTGGATGCCGAGTTGCTGGAGCGCCTGCTGCACGCCTCCGCCGCCGCGCCCGAGGTCGTTCACATGCTCCGTTGTGGCGTGCAATGGGAGCCGCTGTTCAGCGTCATCCCCGTGGCGATGCGCGCACCGGTAGAGCAGGCCTGGCGCCAGGGCGACCGCAGCCCGCGCCACGTGTTCGCCAACCTGGGCCTGCAGGCGGTGGATTGCCCGGCCGACGACCCACGCCTGGCCAACCTGAATACGCCAGAGCTGCTCTATCGCGCCTGA
- a CDS encoding YgdI/YgdR family lipoprotein, whose amino-acid sequence MNKRMLPAFLLALGFGVLAGCSTPSVITLNDGREIQSVDKPKYDEESGFYEFEQLDGKTARVNKDQVRTVKDL is encoded by the coding sequence ATGAATAAACGGATGCTTCCCGCCTTCCTGCTCGCCCTGGGCTTTGGCGTGCTCGCTGGTTGCTCCACTCCGTCCGTCATCACCCTGAACGATGGTCGCGAGATTCAATCCGTCGACAAACCCAAGTACGACGAAGAATCCGGCTTCTATGAGTTCGAACAGCTGGATGGCAAAACCGCCCGCGTGAACAAGGATCAGGTACGGACCGTCAAGGACCTCTGA
- a CDS encoding NAD(P)-dependent oxidoreductase, whose translation MKIGFLGLGGMGVAMATNLIKAGHQMVVWNRSPRAAEPLVELGAIAAASPTQAFDVELVISMLADDDSTRAVLLDSGALASAKPGLVHLSMATLSTAFVGELIELHREQGVELVAAPVFGRTDVAAAGKLNILVAGPEAAIAKAQPVLDVLGQKTWPLGDDPLRAVAVKIAGNFMIASAIEAMGESAALVKTYGVAPGEFMEIMGNTLFNAPVYRNYGAQIAEQRFDPAGFRLVLGLKDVGLALSAGHEQRVPLPLASLLRDNLLEAIAHGDGELDWSALSQVALRKSGQL comes from the coding sequence ATGAAGATCGGATTTCTCGGGCTGGGCGGCATGGGCGTCGCCATGGCTACCAACCTCATCAAGGCCGGCCACCAGATGGTCGTCTGGAACCGTTCGCCCCGGGCCGCCGAACCGCTGGTGGAGCTGGGCGCCATCGCTGCCGCCAGCCCCACCCAGGCGTTCGACGTGGAGCTGGTGATTTCCATGCTGGCCGACGACGACTCCACCCGCGCCGTGCTGCTGGACAGCGGCGCCCTGGCCTCGGCCAAGCCCGGCCTGGTGCACCTGAGCATGGCGACGCTGTCCACCGCCTTCGTCGGCGAACTGATCGAACTGCACCGCGAGCAGGGCGTCGAGTTGGTCGCCGCGCCGGTATTCGGTCGCACCGATGTGGCCGCCGCCGGCAAGTTGAATATCCTGGTGGCCGGCCCCGAGGCCGCCATCGCCAAGGCGCAGCCGGTGCTCGATGTGCTGGGGCAGAAGACCTGGCCGCTGGGGGACGATCCGCTGCGCGCCGTCGCCGTGAAGATTGCCGGCAACTTCATGATCGCCAGCGCCATCGAGGCGATGGGGGAGAGCGCGGCGCTGGTGAAGACCTACGGCGTCGCGCCGGGCGAGTTCATGGAGATCATGGGCAACACCCTGTTCAACGCACCGGTGTACCGCAACTACGGGGCGCAGATCGCCGAGCAGCGCTTCGATCCGGCCGGCTTCCGCCTGGTGCTGGGGCTCAAGGACGTTGGCCTGGCGCTGTCGGCCGGGCATGAGCAACGGGTGCCGCTGCCCTTGGCCAGTCTCCTGCGTGACAACCTGCTGGAAGCCATCGCCCACGGCGACGGCGAGCTGGACTGGAGCGCCCTGTCCCAGGTGGCATTGCGCAAGTCCGGGCAGCTCTGA
- a CDS encoding glutaredoxin family protein has protein sequence MPPECQLFGTLGCHLCEVAEAVLMPFVEHGLLVELVDIADREEWVERYGLTIPVLRRCDSGAELNWPFDAQQVATFLSR, from the coding sequence CTGCCGCCGGAATGCCAGTTGTTCGGCACGCTCGGCTGCCACCTGTGCGAGGTGGCGGAAGCGGTGCTGATGCCCTTCGTCGAACACGGCCTGCTGGTCGAGCTGGTGGACATCGCCGACCGCGAGGAATGGGTCGAGCGCTATGGCCTGACCATCCCCGTCCTGCGCCGCTGCGACTCCGGCGCCGAACTCAATTGGCCGTTCGACGCGCAACAGGTCGCCACCTTCCTCAGTCGCTGA
- a CDS encoding TetR/AcrR family transcriptional regulator: MASSKRELLLTTAQDLFYREGYHATGIDRILAESGVAKMTLYKHFKSKDELIMAALEERHARMVERVSVAERILAPREAILAIFDGLQEVLDSPDFCGCAFIHAAGEFHDREHPIHQQAAEHKAFLGRFFAAQLARLGVAEPDALARQLQYLLEGVLVMAHMQGPAQQGREARAMADTLLKHAGV, encoded by the coding sequence ATGGCATCCAGCAAACGCGAGCTGCTGCTCACCACCGCCCAGGATCTGTTCTACCGCGAGGGCTACCACGCCACCGGCATCGACCGCATCCTCGCCGAATCGGGCGTGGCGAAGATGACGCTGTACAAGCACTTCAAATCCAAGGACGAGCTGATCATGGCCGCGCTGGAAGAGCGCCACGCCCGCATGGTCGAGCGCGTGAGCGTGGCCGAGCGCATCCTTGCGCCGCGCGAGGCGATCCTGGCGATCTTCGACGGTCTGCAGGAGGTGCTCGACAGCCCGGACTTCTGCGGCTGCGCCTTCATCCACGCCGCCGGCGAGTTCCATGACCGCGAACACCCCATTCACCAGCAGGCGGCCGAGCACAAGGCCTTTCTGGGCCGCTTCTTTGCCGCGCAGCTGGCGCGCCTGGGTGTCGCCGAGCCCGACGCTCTGGCCCGCCAGCTGCAGTACCTGCTTGAAGGCGTGCTGGTGATGGCGCATATGCAAGGCCCGGCGCAGCAGGGGCGGGAAGCCCGTGCCATGGCCGACACACTGCTCAAGCACGCGGGAGTCTGA